The genomic interval TTATCGCATGATGCGTCCACCGTGTCAAGGGATTATTTACGATATACATGGCTACAATATGCAGCAAGCGGGACCACAGGGAAAAGAATAACTGCCGTTTATCATGGGAATTTCAGGAACCGATGCCTACGAAAATGCCGGGGAACTTCGGTTTAACATTCCATCATGATCAGCGAAAATAGATTGTCCCGTCCGGTGCAAGGTGTTACCTGGATTTGAATGTGAAAAACACCGCGAGCCACTTTTGAGCCATGCGGCTTATGGCTAATCCACCATTTCACGTCTCACAGTGGGGGTCAATCGTCACGACAAAATAACTGCGGGACCAAAATGGGACCAAAAGGCCCTTTTCACGAAAAAAGGGAACCCGGTGTCAATCCGGATTCCCTTTAGTTATTGCCATGGTGCCGAAGGCAGGATTTGAACCCGCACGGGTTTCCCCACCACCCCCTCAATAGTGGGCGGCTTACCACTCCTCCTTCTGTTTCTCCGACATCTTGTCGAAATAGAGCGCTGCGGAGGTCAACTTCCGGATTTCTTCTTCGGAATATCCAAGGGATTTAAAATTCAGCACGCCGTTCGGGGCGTGGCAGTTCGCACAGGAAAGCGCCTTCTCCTTCGTCACCAGGTGGCTGCTTCCGAAGTAGATCGTCTGCCACCCCGGGACCGGGTTGTACTCCTTGATGCCGAGTGTCTTCACCGCGGAGGCCACCCCGGCCAGCGCGTCGCCGGTGGCCATCGGAGGCGCGAAATCCATGGAAAGCAGCGCTCCTGACTTCCGGTCGAAGAACGCCTTCCCCTCGTACATCTTGAACGGGTAGATCCTGCTTTCCTTGTCCCCGCGGCTTCCCTTCGGGCCGATGAAGGTCGGGGTGTTGGCCACTGTCCGGTTGTACCATGCATACACCGGCGCCGTTTCGTTGGCCTCCTTGCGCAGCGTGGTGGGCTCGAAGAAGCCGTCGGACCCCTGGGTCCACCTGGTGAAGTCCTTCGCGAACGCCCCCCCCGTCCGGGGGATATGACACGCCTGGCACGCGATCCGCCCCGCGTGGCGGTTGCTGTCCTCGTCCTTGTGGGGCGACTCCCCGTGGCAATCCGCGCAGGCGACCCGTACGCCGTCGTTGGCCCAGTTGTTCGGGTCGAATCCCGTCGGGATCCTGTGATCCTTCGCCGCGTGGCAGTCGACGCAGACCATCCCCTTCGCGGCGTGGACGTCCGTCTCGTTGGTGAATGCGAACCCGCGCTTGATAAGGACTCCTCCGCCCGCCGCCTCGTGGCACACCATGCAGTTCTTGACCCCGGGCTTTCCCACCGAAAGGGCCGCCTTCGTCGTGCGGTCCTGCCCCATCACGACCCGGCCTGCCGTGTCCTTGTACGGCTTGCGCAGGCGGAAGTCATAGGCCGAGGAGTGGCACACGAGGCAATCGACGGCGTTCTCGGCGTCCCTCCCCGTGCTGCCCACATCGCTGATGTGGTTCCCCGGGTGGCAGGTGTTGCACCCCGTGAACTTCGTCTTCCCCGTCTTCGGGTTCGGCGGGATCTCCTTCAGGTTGTTGACGATGTCGTTCCCGTTGCACATCGTGTAGATCCGGTTCTTCATCCCGTACTCTTTGCCTGGCTCCAGGTTGTCCACGTTCCGCACCGGCGACGCGTGCTTCCAGTGGACGGTGCCGAGGAACAGCTTCGCCGTCCCCGGATGGCACCCTTGCGCCTCGCAGGTCGACGGCCCCTGGTAGCCGTTCTTCTCGATGTACGCCTTGCCGGGATGATCCTTCGCCTGCGCCGCGAACGGCACGATCAGCGCGATGGCCAGCAGAATCAGATGCCGCTTCAAAGTCATCTCCTCCTCGCGAATATCGCCCGCCGTGTTTCCCGGCATCAGGCGTCAGCAGCCGGCCGTCTTGCGGAAGTATTTGCTGACATTCTTCCCGTC from bacterium carries:
- a CDS encoding cytochrome C, producing MTLKRHLILLAIALIVPFAAQAKDHPGKAYIEKNGYQGPSTCEAQGCHPGTAKLFLGTVHWKHASPVRNVDNLEPGKEYGMKNRIYTMCNGNDIVNNLKEIPPNPKTGKTKFTGCNTCHPGNHISDVGSTGRDAENAVDCLVCHSSAYDFRLRKPYKDTAGRVVMGQDRTTKAALSVGKPGVKNCMVCHEAAGGGVLIKRGFAFTNETDVHAAKGMVCVDCHAAKDHRIPTGFDPNNWANDGVRVACADCHGESPHKDEDSNRHAGRIACQACHIPRTGGAFAKDFTRWTQGSDGFFEPTTLRKEANETAPVYAWYNRTVANTPTFIGPKGSRGDKESRIYPFKMYEGKAFFDRKSGALLSMDFAPPMATGDALAGVASAVKTLGIKEYNPVPGWQTIYFGSSHLVTKEKALSCANCHAPNGVLNFKSLGYSEEEIRKLTSAALYFDKMSEKQKEEW